From uncultured Fibrobacter sp., the proteins below share one genomic window:
- a CDS encoding DUF3427 domain-containing protein translates to MEISSSNPLFISNAPGNTMQAFLDNELSKCNRFIISVAFISRSGLAPLKQTLLELEKRNVPGKILTTDYLTFTEPSALRALSKYSNIELKILRCDKNIRGFHTKGYLFFKNRVVSVTIGSSNLTGNALAINKEWNTCYSVEEDEALCKNVINDFNELWNSPNAFSASDTVLNEYAQIYIEQKRIRRELQRQKIALEKEATINESKIISLEQILLEPNSMQLEFIQKLNEIRAMGEHKALLISATGTGKTYAAAFAMREINPKRALFLVHREQILRKAIESFKNVFGDTKTFGLYSGTSQETDRDFVFATMQTMASHFSDFAKDEFQLIVVDEAHRVGAESYQKMMAYFNPDLWIGMTASPDRSDKFDVYAAFDHNIAHEIRLQEAMRLNLLCPFHYYGITDIFVDGEEKEKRDFAKLVCDERVNYIIEKAEYFGHSGNRVKGLAFCSSLEESKELSQKFNERGYKTIALSGADSQEAREQAVRQLENDNRDNGLDYIFTVDIFNEGIDIPQVNQILMLRPTESPIIFVQQLGRGLRKAEDKEFVMILDFIGNYSNNYMIPIALSGDRTYNKDNIRRYVRQGVKALEGASTIHFDEIARKRIYESIDSANFSEMKLIKECYKNLKYKLGRIPNLMDYEEYGEIDAMRIFENASLGSYHKFLKKVEKDEYKVDFSTIEEKYLEYVSTKFANGKRLHELLILDELLGENNGNVISRVMSKMQNDFGISVNEKTRKNVENILTGQFASGAAKDTYADVTFIENNGNDFCISSKFNELLDNNEFRRQMTEVVKFGLFRNKKYFGHRYKDTSFCLYEKYTYEDVCRLLDWEKNEVSQNIGGYKHDKNTNTIPIFVNYEKGDNVKESIRYEDGFIDEKTLEWISKVNRKKTSKDVISIQNSDRIGIKIDLFVRKNKDDKTSKEFYYLGRLHTSSEPIEFKKFNKDLGKDQSYVKFIYTLETPVRQDIYDYLVG, encoded by the coding sequence ATGGAAATTTCTTCATCAAATCCACTCTTTATTTCAAACGCTCCTGGAAACACCATGCAGGCGTTTCTTGACAACGAATTATCAAAATGCAACCGATTCATTATTAGCGTTGCTTTCATTTCACGTAGTGGATTGGCACCATTAAAGCAAACTTTGCTAGAGCTAGAAAAAAGAAATGTTCCCGGAAAAATCCTCACAACGGATTATCTAACATTTACCGAGCCATCAGCCCTCAGGGCACTTTCGAAATATTCAAATATCGAATTAAAAATTCTTCGTTGCGACAAAAATATACGAGGATTTCACACCAAGGGTTATCTCTTTTTCAAAAATAGGGTTGTCAGCGTCACTATTGGCAGCTCGAACCTTACTGGGAACGCCCTTGCTATTAATAAAGAATGGAACACCTGCTATTCTGTTGAAGAAGACGAAGCTTTATGCAAGAATGTCATCAACGACTTCAACGAACTTTGGAATAGTCCGAACGCGTTCTCTGCTTCAGATACAGTCCTTAACGAATACGCTCAGATTTATATCGAGCAAAAGCGAATTCGCCGGGAACTCCAGCGACAAAAAATAGCCCTAGAAAAAGAAGCAACCATCAACGAATCGAAAATAATCTCACTTGAGCAGATTTTACTTGAGCCAAATTCCATGCAATTGGAATTTATTCAAAAGTTGAACGAAATTCGTGCCATGGGCGAACACAAAGCGCTGCTAATTTCAGCCACAGGAACGGGTAAAACATACGCAGCCGCCTTCGCAATGAGAGAAATCAACCCCAAACGAGCTCTTTTTCTTGTTCACCGTGAACAAATCTTGCGCAAGGCCATAGAATCTTTCAAGAACGTATTTGGAGATACAAAAACATTCGGTTTGTACTCCGGCACATCACAGGAAACAGACCGTGATTTCGTCTTTGCGACTATGCAAACCATGGCATCCCATTTTAGTGATTTCGCAAAAGATGAATTTCAGCTTATAGTTGTTGACGAAGCGCATCGCGTAGGCGCCGAAAGTTATCAGAAAATGATGGCGTATTTTAATCCCGATTTGTGGATTGGCATGACAGCATCGCCTGACCGTAGCGACAAATTTGACGTCTACGCCGCTTTTGATCACAACATCGCTCACGAAATCCGCTTGCAAGAAGCCATGAGGCTCAATCTTCTTTGTCCATTCCATTATTACGGCATAACGGACATCTTTGTCGATGGTGAAGAGAAGGAAAAGAGAGATTTCGCAAAACTTGTCTGTGACGAGCGAGTCAATTATATTATTGAAAAAGCGGAATACTTTGGCCACAGCGGAAATCGCGTAAAAGGCCTTGCTTTTTGTAGTTCGCTAGAAGAATCAAAGGAACTTTCCCAAAAGTTCAATGAGCGCGGATATAAAACAATTGCTTTGTCGGGAGCCGATTCCCAAGAGGCGAGAGAACAAGCCGTAAGGCAATTAGAAAATGATAATCGCGACAACGGTCTTGATTACATTTTCACGGTAGACATCTTCAATGAAGGCATCGACATTCCGCAAGTGAATCAGATTTTGATGCTTCGCCCAACAGAATCACCCATCATCTTTGTGCAGCAACTAGGGCGCGGATTACGTAAGGCAGAAGACAAAGAGTTCGTGATGATTCTCGATTTTATCGGGAATTACAGCAATAACTACATGATTCCTATTGCCCTTTCTGGCGACCGAACATACAACAAGGACAACATTCGGCGATATGTTCGTCAAGGCGTAAAAGCTTTAGAAGGAGCTTCAACCATCCACTTTGATGAAATTGCCCGCAAACGAATTTATGAATCCATTGACTCGGCTAACTTCAGCGAGATGAAATTAATTAAGGAATGCTACAAGAACTTGAAATACAAATTGGGTAGAATTCCTAACTTGATGGATTACGAAGAATATGGTGAAATTGACGCCATGCGTATTTTTGAAAATGCATCTTTAGGTTCGTATCATAAATTTCTGAAGAAAGTCGAGAAGGACGAATACAAAGTTGATTTCAGTACCATCGAAGAAAAGTATCTGGAATATGTCTCAACGAAATTTGCAAATGGCAAGCGATTGCACGAACTTCTGATTCTTGATGAGCTGTTAGGTGAAAATAACGGGAATGTCATATCCCGGGTGATGAGTAAAATGCAAAACGATTTCGGCATTAGCGTCAACGAAAAAACTCGAAAGAATGTTGAAAATATTTTAACCGGTCAATTTGCGTCAGGCGCTGCTAAAGATACTTATGCTGACGTTACATTCATCGAAAACAATGGAAACGACTTTTGCATTTCCTCAAAGTTCAATGAACTACTTGACAATAATGAGTTCCGGCGACAAATGACGGAAGTCGTAAAGTTCGGTCTATTCCGCAACAAAAAATATTTTGGTCATCGCTACAAGGACACTTCATTCTGCCTTTACGAAAAATACACTTACGAAGATGTGTGTCGTCTTTTGGATTGGGAAAAAAATGAAGTAAGCCAAAATATAGGTGGTTATAAGCACGATAAAAACACAAACACAATTCCGATTTTTGTCAATTATGAAAAAGGAGATAACGTTAAGGAATCGATTCGCTACGAAGACGGTTTTATTGACGAGAAGACCTTAGAATGGATTTCTAAAGTAAATCGAAAGAAAACATCTAAAGATGTCATTTCTATTCAGAATTCCGATAGAATTGGTATAAAAATAGACCTGTTTGTTCGAAAAAACAAAGATGATAAAACATCTAAGGAATTTTATTATTTGGGACGATTACATACATCGTCGGAACCTATAGAGTTCAAAAAATTCAACAAGGATCTCGGAAAAGATCAGTCTTATGTTAAGTTTATCTATACCCTAGAAACTCCTGTGCGTCAGGACATTTATGATTATTTAGTAGGATAA
- a CDS encoding ATP-binding protein, which produces MKTNTIQVRDSFIVNALRNCGYNNYAAIADIIDNSVEPEVDATTVKIQFSTDSGKGGPIRSINIIDNGCGMDFDTMKEAMCLGSMTGKTGETNLGMYGAGLKTAALSLGKKLTVISRTQGSDYISKAVLDITEACKNGGPIELSIDKVPLDEFLSNPENLVNFAEDHGTLVSITEIDRLSNKDRKSFGGQLRNKIGEIFNKFITSNICKFFVDGTLAEPVNLMLNALEQNELLGSDEFEVDGTQFSFNAYYLPKEDTSDSVGEGASRNLRNQGLYIYRQNRLIGRGLTLGLWTRHPQYNGLRIELFTNGTCDELLGSTFTKMVSEQSKETMSQSFHDVLIQKIGVFINEAKNRGQRESAAAKGETDPETQKMYDHVTKEMNDNLLLKINRRGENKPNEEPKEHEHRGPQKNPALFRERKNKWLEGIKEVSLGRNEEMFMFEMSNNKRVVLINIDHPFYNEFYRQLPINLKHQMAKVITCHEIAKQNVNYYGSEDVQQLVDLYNETISSEVGKSLSK; this is translated from the coding sequence ATGAAAACGAACACTATCCAGGTTCGCGATTCTTTTATCGTGAACGCACTTCGTAACTGCGGTTATAACAATTACGCTGCTATTGCAGACATCATTGACAATTCGGTAGAACCCGAAGTCGATGCAACCACAGTAAAAATTCAGTTCTCTACAGATTCCGGAAAAGGTGGGCCCATAAGATCCATTAACATCATTGATAATGGATGCGGGATGGATTTTGACACAATGAAAGAGGCCATGTGTCTTGGATCCATGACTGGAAAAACCGGCGAAACTAACCTAGGAATGTATGGAGCAGGTCTTAAAACAGCGGCACTTAGTCTTGGAAAAAAACTTACAGTAATTTCTCGCACGCAGGGAAGTGATTACATTTCTAAGGCGGTCCTTGATATTACTGAAGCTTGCAAGAATGGTGGGCCGATTGAACTTTCTATCGACAAAGTTCCACTGGACGAATTTCTCTCGAATCCCGAGAATCTGGTGAATTTTGCTGAAGATCACGGAACACTCGTTTCTATTACCGAAATTGACCGTCTTTCCAATAAAGACCGCAAGAGCTTTGGGGGGCAACTCCGTAACAAAATCGGTGAAATTTTTAATAAGTTCATAACCTCCAATATATGCAAATTCTTCGTTGATGGGACTCTGGCAGAACCAGTCAACCTTATGCTGAATGCTCTCGAACAAAATGAATTGTTGGGCAGCGATGAATTTGAAGTTGATGGTACGCAATTTTCATTTAACGCATACTATCTGCCGAAAGAAGATACATCTGATTCTGTTGGAGAAGGTGCGTCAAGAAATTTGCGAAATCAAGGGCTGTATATCTATCGTCAGAACCGTCTTATAGGTCGTGGGTTGACGCTTGGACTTTGGACTCGTCATCCACAATACAACGGTCTTCGAATAGAACTTTTTACCAACGGAACATGTGACGAATTGCTTGGCTCCACGTTTACCAAAATGGTATCAGAACAATCAAAAGAGACCATGAGTCAGTCATTCCATGACGTTCTTATCCAAAAGATTGGAGTTTTCATCAATGAGGCGAAAAACCGAGGACAGCGAGAGTCTGCCGCAGCGAAGGGCGAAACGGACCCAGAAACGCAAAAGATGTACGATCATGTCACCAAAGAGATGAACGACAATCTGCTCCTTAAGATAAATCGTCGTGGAGAAAATAAACCTAACGAAGAACCGAAAGAACACGAACATCGTGGCCCACAAAAAAATCCAGCCCTTTTCCGTGAACGCAAAAATAAATGGCTAGAAGGAATTAAGGAAGTCAGCCTTGGACGTAACGAAGAAATGTTCATGTTCGAGATGTCTAACAATAAGCGTGTTGTGCTTATCAATATAGATCATCCGTTCTATAATGAATTCTACAGGCAACTACCAATCAACCTAAAGCACCAAATGGCAAAAGTTATCACGTGTCATGAGATTGCGAAACAAAATGTCAACTACTATGGCAGTGAGGATGTTCAGCAGCTTGTCGACTTGTATAATGAAACGATTTCCTCTGAAGTTGGAAAATCGTTGTCTAAATAA
- a CDS encoding reverse transcriptase domain-containing protein — translation MSVKNIQSPHHLAALLGTSLSRLTFILYKIPEANKYRVFEVEKKNGGKRTISSPIKPLRDIQLKLCEQLKDDYELKNCSHGFENGRSYITNAKAHKKSRVLLNIDLKSFFNSITFRRVRGLFLSRSFNCSDKVATILAQIVCYRDMLPQGACTSPIIANMIARRLDSSLINLARSTGSRYTRYVDDITISTTKRYLAKSIVESFTAIPNKNVILGQEIKKIITKEGFELNNQKTRVQDKSIRQEVTGVVINEFPNVRREFIRSIRMMLHMWRKFGLSNASSYFKEHIYKKQSKLDNENLFKAVLVGKITHLIQIRGHFDSVLYGLCCTYNTLDKNAPKIIKEIIKMNKKYQVFIGHASEDKETVAEPLNNALKNLGIVTFLDAVNLKWGDSLTQVINKALGEADIFVAVISKSSVNKAWPQKEVQAAISRNIPGKQIFLPLFVGDDKEIESFQKHYSLISDLLYKKWDNNPDDLAKEIQSLL, via the coding sequence ATGTCAGTAAAAAACATTCAATCACCTCATCATCTTGCGGCGCTTCTGGGAACGTCTTTATCACGATTAACTTTTATTTTATATAAAATACCAGAAGCTAACAAATACAGAGTTTTTGAAGTAGAGAAAAAAAATGGTGGAAAAAGAACCATTTCATCTCCAATAAAGCCTCTTCGGGACATTCAATTAAAACTATGCGAACAGCTAAAAGATGATTACGAACTGAAGAATTGTTCGCATGGATTTGAAAATGGTCGCAGTTATATCACAAATGCAAAAGCGCATAAGAAAAGCCGAGTACTACTCAATATTGATTTAAAATCATTTTTTAATTCAATTACTTTTAGACGCGTTCGCGGACTATTCTTATCTCGCTCTTTTAACTGCTCAGACAAAGTTGCAACAATTCTAGCCCAAATAGTGTGTTACCGGGATATGTTGCCACAGGGGGCTTGTACATCTCCAATTATCGCAAATATGATAGCCCGCCGACTCGATTCATCTCTAATTAATCTTGCGAGAAGTACAGGTTCAAGATATACGAGATACGTAGATGACATAACCATTTCAACAACAAAAAGATATCTTGCGAAATCAATCGTTGAGTCTTTTACGGCCATTCCAAATAAGAATGTCATTCTTGGTCAAGAAATAAAAAAAATCATTACAAAAGAAGGATTTGAGCTCAACAATCAAAAAACGAGAGTTCAAGATAAATCCATCAGACAAGAAGTAACAGGTGTTGTTATAAATGAATTTCCAAATGTTAGGCGGGAATTTATTCGATCAATAAGAATGATGCTACATATGTGGAGAAAATTTGGACTATCAAACGCGTCATCCTATTTTAAAGAACATATTTATAAAAAACAGAGTAAGCTAGACAACGAAAATCTGTTTAAAGCGGTTTTGGTTGGCAAAATTACTCATTTAATTCAAATCCGCGGGCATTTTGATTCTGTACTTTATGGCCTTTGCTGCACATACAATACGCTAGACAAAAATGCTCCCAAAATTATAAAGGAAATCATCAAGATGAACAAAAAATATCAAGTATTCATTGGTCATGCAAGTGAAGATAAAGAAACAGTTGCTGAACCATTGAACAATGCTTTGAAAAATTTAGGCATAGTTACATTTCTTGACGCGGTCAATCTCAAATGGGGAGATAGTCTTACTCAAGTGATCAACAAAGCACTTGGCGAAGCGGATATATTTGTCGCAGTGATTTCAAAATCGTCCGTAAATAAAGCGTGGCCTCAAAAAGAGGTACAAGCCGCAATTTCTCGAAATATTCCTGGAAAACAAATTTTTTTACCCCTATTTGTTGGAGATGATAAAGAAATTGAAAGTTTTCAAAAACATTATTCGTTAATTTCTGATTTATTGTATAAAAAATGGGATAACAACCCTGATGATCTTGCAAAAGAAATACAAAGTCTTCTTTAG
- a CDS encoding PD-(D/E)XK nuclease family transposase, whose translation MNKTQYRLMAQDVKENRANLAKYRKIFKYAYPFGDKVFKRLMINQVKPERFIAFLNAMMGLEGDRRIKDFSFRIQEMPALPSQKKPIFDIVGTNQAGEPILVEVQQNASQLFIDRLFYYVSRAISTLVPEGSRYRLPHVYVLSILTEDLFNNEPDTYFHHVNLSKNGRPFYDKFDGFLVEVDKFCKIDARLPLSNREQSERADMLRFFNELMEEKPFSPQYLQNDLYAKFIKDVSLEKIEDELLLREVDEMTDIKYEKESSFLDGMDAKAREMAKAMLAEGDSVEKVARISQLSEAEVAALK comes from the coding sequence ATGAATAAGACGCAATATCGTCTGATGGCGCAAGATGTCAAAGAGAACAGGGCCAATCTTGCCAAATACCGAAAAATCTTCAAATACGCCTATCCATTCGGAGATAAAGTCTTTAAACGCTTGATGATAAATCAAGTTAAACCAGAGCGATTCATTGCGTTCTTGAACGCAATGATGGGACTGGAAGGAGACCGACGCATAAAAGATTTCTCGTTCCGCATACAGGAAATGCCTGCATTACCTTCACAAAAGAAACCCATATTCGACATTGTTGGAACAAATCAAGCTGGAGAACCCATTTTGGTTGAAGTTCAACAAAATGCTAGCCAACTTTTTATCGATCGACTTTTCTATTATGTATCCCGCGCTATCTCTACGCTGGTTCCCGAAGGTAGCCGATACAGGCTCCCTCATGTGTATGTATTGTCTATTCTGACAGAAGACTTATTCAATAACGAACCGGATACTTATTTTCACCATGTCAACCTTTCGAAAAATGGTCGCCCATTCTATGACAAGTTTGATGGATTCCTTGTCGAGGTGGACAAGTTCTGCAAGATAGACGCTCGATTGCCCCTGTCGAATCGCGAACAGAGCGAACGAGCCGACATGCTTCGCTTTTTCAACGAACTTATGGAAGAAAAGCCCTTTTCACCACAGTATTTGCAAAATGACCTATACGCAAAGTTCATAAAAGATGTATCTTTAGAGAAGATTGAAGACGAACTGCTTCTTAGGGAGGTAGACGAGATGACTGACATTAAATACGAAAAGGAAAGCTCTTTTTTGGATGGAATGGACGCCAAGGCTCGCGAAATGGCGAAGGCCATGCTTGCTGAAGGCGATTCCGTTGAAAAAGTCGCCAGGATTTCGCAACTTTCTGAGGCAGAGGTTGCCGCACTGAAATAG
- a CDS encoding master DNA invertase Mpi family serine-type recombinase, translated as MVYGYIRVSTDRQTVENQRFEISRFAQQQNLQIDGWIEETISGAKNYTKRGLGRLLKKVQKGDLIICAELSRLGRSLFMIMEILNICMNKECRVWTIKDGYRLGDDIQSKVLAFAFGLSAEIERNLISQRTKEALARKKAEGVILGRPKGKSPIPNQKCEKNREWIREMISRGMPKSDIAKNLHVARGTLYRFLSSAATTSISAGNQLTECSSVVFNHLAASCSNRVNSPPITEQ; from the coding sequence ATGGTTTACGGCTATATACGCGTGAGTACCGACCGGCAAACGGTCGAAAATCAGCGCTTTGAAATAAGTCGGTTTGCACAACAACAGAACTTGCAAATAGACGGCTGGATCGAAGAAACGATTAGCGGTGCAAAGAATTACACTAAACGAGGACTCGGGCGCCTTCTGAAAAAAGTGCAGAAGGGCGATTTGATTATTTGTGCCGAGCTATCGCGCCTCGGCCGCAGCCTGTTCATGATTATGGAAATTTTGAATATCTGCATGAACAAGGAATGTCGTGTATGGACAATTAAAGATGGCTATCGCCTTGGTGACGATATTCAAAGTAAGGTTCTTGCGTTTGCATTTGGCCTTTCCGCTGAGATTGAACGAAACCTAATAAGTCAGCGAACCAAAGAAGCTCTTGCTCGCAAAAAGGCCGAAGGGGTGATTCTTGGGCGCCCTAAAGGAAAGTCGCCTATTCCAAATCAGAAATGCGAAAAGAATCGCGAATGGATTCGCGAAATGATTTCTCGTGGCATGCCTAAGAGTGACATCGCCAAGAACCTGCACGTTGCGCGCGGAACGCTTTACAGATTTCTTTCTAGTGCCGCGACAACTTCAATATCGGCGGGCAACCAATTGACAGAATGCAGCTCTGTCGTTTTCAACCATTTGGCGGCTTCATGTTCCAATAGGGTTAATTCTCCACCGATAACGGAACAATAA
- a CDS encoding Sau3AI family type II restriction endonuclease has protein sequence MSEQTLPYDKKSKDSILEHAQRMLGKTLWEMYGEARLLDTGKGSLGNAVEKYHFQYEPNSKSEPDFKEAGVELKCTPLKKASDGSMLSKERLVLNVIDYIEEATKTFDTSSFWEKNALLLLMFYLHEEGKLPYDLIFKIVRYWNFPETDLKIIRDDWTIIHNKILAGKAHEISEGDTLYLAACTKGSKAGAQMRRQPKSDKLAPQRAYSIKSKYVNTIILDSLNHPEMHKGLFISEQQKRKILKVQESAESVVRSISDYRESETFEQLIERKFSPYYGKTIAEIEKMLDVEFSQSKAMAYDVCKAILGIKSKKIAEFEKAEIAIKTIRLEANGNLKEAMSFPNINYKEIVKEQSWEDSALYEMFTQRFMFIIFRKPAVKNDKQVRLEKVMFWTMPFEDLKQGKILWENTRTKVAAGNYEHFIKSSENPVCHIRPKAQNAADTTEGAQGFQVKKMCYWLNREYVLKLINSAKKA, from the coding sequence ATGAGCGAGCAGACTTTACCATACGATAAAAAATCCAAGGACTCTATTCTTGAGCATGCTCAAAGAATGCTTGGGAAAACGCTTTGGGAAATGTATGGCGAAGCCAGGTTGCTTGACACGGGAAAAGGTAGCTTAGGAAATGCTGTTGAAAAATATCATTTCCAATATGAGCCGAATTCTAAATCAGAACCCGATTTCAAGGAAGCGGGTGTTGAGCTAAAATGTACGCCCTTGAAAAAAGCATCTGACGGGAGCATGCTTTCGAAGGAGCGTTTGGTGCTCAATGTCATAGATTATATCGAAGAAGCGACTAAGACGTTCGATACGAGTAGTTTTTGGGAAAAGAATGCTCTTCTGCTTTTAATGTTTTATTTGCATGAAGAGGGAAAACTTCCGTATGACCTTATTTTTAAAATAGTTCGATATTGGAATTTCCCTGAAACTGATTTAAAGATAATCAGAGATGATTGGACTATAATTCACAATAAAATACTTGCGGGAAAAGCTCACGAAATTTCAGAAGGCGATACGCTTTATCTTGCTGCATGTACAAAGGGGTCGAAGGCTGGTGCGCAAATGCGACGCCAGCCTAAATCCGATAAACTTGCTCCCCAGCGAGCATATTCGATAAAATCGAAGTATGTCAATACAATTATTCTGGATTCTTTGAATCATCCAGAAATGCATAAAGGTCTTTTTATAAGTGAACAGCAGAAGAGGAAAATTCTAAAAGTTCAAGAAAGTGCTGAAAGTGTAGTTCGCAGTATTTCTGATTATCGTGAATCGGAAACTTTCGAGCAACTGATTGAAAGAAAATTCTCTCCGTATTATGGCAAGACGATTGCGGAAATAGAGAAAATGTTGGACGTTGAATTTTCTCAAAGCAAAGCTATGGCTTATGATGTATGCAAGGCGATTCTTGGTATTAAGTCAAAGAAAATTGCTGAATTTGAAAAAGCTGAGATCGCCATTAAGACAATTCGTCTTGAAGCCAATGGCAACTTGAAAGAAGCGATGTCTTTCCCGAATATCAATTATAAAGAAATTGTTAAGGAACAATCCTGGGAAGATTCTGCACTTTATGAGATGTTTACGCAACGGTTCATGTTCATCATTTTTAGGAAACCTGCGGTGAAAAATGACAAGCAGGTCCGCCTAGAGAAAGTGATGTTCTGGACGATGCCGTTTGAAGATTTGAAACAGGGGAAAATCCTCTGGGAAAATACTCGTACAAAAGTTGCCGCAGGCAACTACGAACATTTTATAAAGTCTTCCGAAAATCCCGTTTGTCATATTCGCCCCAAAGCACAGAACGCTGCTGACACCACTGAAGGTGCGCAGGGCTTCCAGGTCAAGAAAATGTGCTATTGGCTGAACAGGGAATATGTGCTAAAATTAATAAATTCCGCAAAAAAAGCGTAA
- the dcm gene encoding DNA (cytosine-5-)-methyltransferase translates to MGQKKSAKILSQQLCEPIAKYCADVAQDCLLDDVAKTKSGDIRVIELFAGVGGFRIGLERASCRYKTVWNSQWEPSTKTQDASIVYRARFGAEGHSNVDIATVSVDEIKPGNLLVGGFPCQDYSVASTLKRSGGIEGKKGVLWWQIHRILRDSKNPPKYLFLENVDRLLKSPVKQRGRDFAIILASLSDLGYSVEWRVVNAADYGMPQRRRRTYIVAYKDGTKLAKACSKAVADEWILNDGILAQALKCKLSEKTKKNEFEIKGDLVKVTEEFNKGQKNSPFFTAGFMSKRKVCTFDVVADYSGKKLTLGELLVDEKDVPEEFFIDEKELPKWEYLKGGKSEKRKTAEGFEYNYSEGPMAFPDFLDKPSRTIITGEGGKGPSRFKHVIKTKSGRYRRLVPIELERLNMFPDNHTEGASNLRRAFLMGNALVTGIVENVGRVLEKWI, encoded by the coding sequence ATGGGACAGAAAAAGTCTGCAAAGATTCTTTCTCAACAGCTTTGTGAACCTATTGCAAAATATTGTGCTGATGTCGCGCAAGATTGTCTTTTAGATGATGTTGCGAAAACAAAGTCAGGCGATATTCGTGTTATTGAATTGTTTGCTGGTGTGGGAGGATTTCGTATTGGTCTTGAAAGAGCGTCTTGCCGCTATAAAACAGTATGGAATAGTCAGTGGGAGCCTTCGACCAAAACACAGGATGCGTCGATAGTTTATAGAGCGCGGTTTGGTGCTGAAGGTCATTCTAATGTTGATATTGCTACGGTTTCCGTTGACGAAATAAAGCCGGGGAATCTCCTTGTTGGAGGCTTTCCGTGCCAAGACTATTCTGTCGCATCTACGCTGAAGCGATCTGGTGGTATTGAAGGAAAGAAAGGTGTTCTTTGGTGGCAGATTCATCGAATCCTTCGTGATAGCAAGAATCCGCCGAAGTATTTATTCCTCGAAAATGTTGATCGCCTTTTAAAATCGCCCGTTAAGCAGCGTGGTCGTGATTTTGCAATTATTTTGGCTTCGCTTTCTGACCTCGGTTATTCTGTAGAATGGCGAGTTGTTAATGCTGCTGACTATGGCATGCCTCAGCGTCGTCGCAGAACGTACATTGTCGCCTATAAGGACGGAACGAAACTTGCAAAAGCATGCTCAAAAGCTGTTGCTGATGAATGGATTCTGAATGACGGAATTCTTGCGCAGGCTTTAAAGTGCAAGCTTTCGGAAAAGACGAAAAAAAATGAATTTGAAATTAAAGGTGACTTGGTTAAAGTTACTGAAGAATTCAACAAAGGGCAGAAAAACTCTCCGTTCTTCACTGCGGGTTTCATGAGCAAGCGTAAAGTCTGCACTTTTGATGTTGTTGCGGACTATTCCGGGAAGAAATTAACCCTTGGCGAATTGCTTGTTGATGAAAAAGATGTTCCCGAGGAATTCTTTATTGACGAGAAAGAATTGCCTAAGTGGGAATACTTGAAGGGCGGTAAGTCTGAAAAGAGAAAGACTGCAGAGGGCTTCGAATACAATTATAGCGAAGGCCCGATGGCTTTCCCTGATTTCTTGGATAAGCCCTCCCGTACGATTATTACTGGCGAGGGTGGCAAGGGACCTTCTCGCTTCAAACATGTTATCAAGACGAAATCCGGTCGCTACCGCAGGCTTGTTCCGATTGAGTTGGAACGTTTGAATATGTTCCCTGATAATCATACAGAAGGCGCCAGTAATTTGCGTCGCGCTTTCTTGATGGGTAATGCGCTTGTGACTGGTATTGTCGAAAATGTCGGTCGTGTTCTAGAAAAGTGGATATGA